The following proteins come from a genomic window of Elusimicrobiota bacterium:
- a CDS encoding transposase — MPRQARLDAPGLLHHVIARGLERRVIFPQKSDFEDFLTRVEISLEKSPNQLLAWALMPNHFHFLIRTGSGGLSRFMRRLMSGYAVAFNARHKRSGYLFQNRYKSIVCQEDPYFTELVRYIHLNPVRAGMVKTLSDLDQYPYCGHSALMGKVSRPWQATGPVLERFGSLQRYRRFMEEGKNQGRRPELLGGGLSRSLGGLSAVIEARREGDRPQGDPRVLGEGDFVAQVLQKAENKLEAQNTIRREGKDLRTMALTVAKKAGIPERAIFSRGRRAEVSRAKSAFIYLGVEYFGRTVKGLGAATRMTPAAASKARERGEQLLNENTEWRSLLN, encoded by the coding sequence ATGCCCCGACAGGCCCGATTGGACGCCCCTGGGTTGTTGCACCATGTGATTGCCCGTGGGCTGGAGCGCCGCGTCATTTTCCCGCAAAAATCGGATTTCGAGGATTTTCTTACCCGCGTTGAGATATCGTTAGAGAAAAGCCCGAATCAACTCTTGGCCTGGGCGCTAATGCCCAACCACTTCCATTTCCTGATCCGGACCGGTTCCGGGGGGCTTTCCCGTTTCATGCGGCGGCTGATGTCCGGGTATGCGGTGGCCTTCAACGCGCGGCACAAGCGCTCGGGGTATCTCTTTCAAAACCGGTATAAGTCGATTGTCTGCCAAGAGGATCCTTATTTCACGGAGCTGGTTCGATACATTCACTTAAACCCCGTTCGCGCGGGGATGGTGAAAACGCTTTCGGATTTGGATCAATATCCCTACTGCGGACACAGCGCTTTAATGGGGAAGGTTTCAAGGCCCTGGCAGGCCACCGGGCCGGTTTTGGAACGATTTGGTTCGCTTCAACGGTATCGTCGGTTCATGGAAGAGGGGAAGAACCAGGGACGTCGCCCCGAACTGCTGGGCGGGGGTCTTTCGCGGAGCCTGGGCGGCCTGTCGGCGGTGATTGAGGCGCGGAGGGAAGGGGACCGGCCACAAGGGGATCCTCGTGTTTTGGGGGAAGGGGATTTTGTCGCGCAGGTTTTGCAAAAAGCGGAGAACAAGCTTGAAGCGCAAAACACAATAAGGCGGGAGGGGAAGGATCTTCGAACCATGGCGTTGACGGTGGCGAAGAAGGCCGGAATTCCGGAGCGGGCGATTTTTTCGCGGGGTCGAAGGGCGGAGGTGTCCCGGGCGAAATCGGCGTTCATATACTTAGGGGTGGAATACTTCGGTCGGACGGTGAAGGGGTTGGGCGCGGCGACGCGCATGACCCCTGCGGCGGCCAGCAAGGCGCGGGAACGCGGTGAACAATTGCTGAATGAAAACACCGAATGGCGGAGCCTACTTAATTGA
- a CDS encoding transposase, whose amino-acid sequence MPRQARLDVPGLLHHVIARGLERRVIFPQKSDFEDFLTRVEISLEKSPNQLLAWALMPNHFHFLIRTGSGGLSRFMRRLMSGYAVAFNARHKRSGYLFQNRYKSIVCQEDPYFTELVRYIHLNPVRAGMVKTLSDLDQYPYCGHSALMGKVSRPWQATGPVLERFGSLQRYRRFMEEGKNQGRRPELVGGGLLRSRGGLSAVIEARREGDRQQGDPRVLGEGDFVAQVLQKAENKLEAQNTIRREGKDLRTMALTVAKKAGIPERALFSRGRRAEVSRAKSAFIYLGVEYFGRTVKGLGAATRMTPAAASKARERGEQLLNENPEWRSLFN is encoded by the coding sequence ATGCCCCGACAGGCCCGATTGGACGTCCCTGGGTTGTTGCACCATGTGATTGCCCGTGGGCTGGAGCGCCGTGTCATTTTCCCGCAAAAATCGGATTTCGAGGATTTTCTTACCCGCGTTGAGATATCGTTAGAGAAAAGCCCGAATCAACTCTTGGCCTGGGCGCTAATGCCCAACCACTTCCATTTCCTGATTCGGACCGGTTCCGGGGGGCTTTCTCGTTTCATGCGGCGGCTGATGTCCGGGTATGCGGTGGCCTTCAACGCGCGGCACAAGCGCTCGGGGTATCTCTTTCAAAACCGGTATAAGTCGATTGTCTGCCAAGAGGATCCCTATTTCACGGAGCTGGTTCGATACATTCACTTAAACCCCGTTCGCGCGGGGATGGTGAAAACGCTTTCGGATTTGGATCAATACCCCTACTGCGGACACAGCGCTTTAATGGGGAAGGTTTCAAGGCCCTGGCAGGCCACCGGGCCGGTTTTGGAACGATTTGGGTCGCTTCAACGGTATCGTCGGTTCATGGAAGAGGGGAAGAACCAGGGACGTCGCCCCGAACTGGTGGGCGGGGGTCTTTTGCGGAGCCGGGGCGGCCTGTCGGCGGTGATTGAGGCGCGGAGGGAAGGGGACCGGCAACAAGGGGATCCTCGTGTTTTGGGGGAAGGGGATTTTGTCGCGCAGGTTTTGCAAAAAGCGGAGAACAAGCTTGAAGCGCAAAACACAATAAGGCGGGAGGGGAAGGACCTTCGAACCATGGCGTTGACGGTGGCGAAGAAGGCCGGAATTCCGGAGCGGGCCCTTTTTTCACGGGGGCGAAGGGCGGAGGTATCCCGGGCGAAATCGGCGTTCATATACTTAGGGGTGGAATACTTCGGTCGGACGGTGAAGGGGTTGGGCGCGGCGACGCGCATGACCCCTGCGGCCGCCAGCAAGGCGCGGGAACGCGGTGAACAACTGCTGAATGAAAACCCCGAATGGCGGAGCTTATTTAATTGA
- a CDS encoding SIR2 family protein: MDQRLLEAINRKNCVVFVGAGASIDAGFPDWEKLATDVLTFFSKDNPNIAPECSPLIEQKKYPEIFQVVSDCVGRENLVAFIREQFEKVNSHSELTDLLASFPFVFYLTTNYDNLIKKSLEKNGIAVTSLYNDPESLNIIASHTRNVVVKLHGDISRPPTLILTSNDYRKIKVDSSFEYFRMKLQSVFHMFDVLFVGYRLSDSHFEMMLEELSNVLKGSRPIFAFVPDATTFQIKDWRLKYNVEIIPYKTVKNSHKDLIAKLKQIQVFVEERSQTEKAPPEIPDNIQKAGQLFLFTSFQLKPGSIDFKMESYKAVLLFSLLDITKAISLEDLITTIPFKPTVTTPNFGSLLHIAANSLKETELIIIEQDNKISLTEKGKRHCEEIKSQAKYDKEKFLAQVALDVERSGDVPPQNKTHFVKLVQDCVELIFHCRGAEIAGVLFAGGSFDLKGSSDIFQKIKSFNEGLSSETERAFFTHYIVKVFSYPQSTQINFLSHLAQAYFSYHALNLDPDCKKIQSEILSQTAFFIDSNVIIPLLAKGSFNHQTAKDLFDLAKNSGAKLFTTRRILKEVLDHAQFAIEHAEPGKVRTTQFLRLALGYGGYKQNRFIDGFINRSDEEVLEFSEYIEDIFGRFVPHKLLNNPGKFLPDVVCIDPDSLGILDNESTEKNALAIQQYREERGTFRHYDQCRAEAEIFRIMESIGLGVRMPEVFCGTKEAVFVSQSPVLNRFRGEETKFVWTPQTLYWYLSCFASPKARSYSWQEFLEIDAFRHGFPIVNEEKYKRFFSAPIKQSKMKFETQLNFLKRIRGEEFTKDIEEKFVDAPELDKPLFVETVESYLEKEVRKVKILTAQDRRELEALRKQRRDRYDYAKRQRRARKRQKK; this comes from the coding sequence ATGGATCAACGTTTATTAGAAGCAATAAACCGTAAAAATTGTGTGGTTTTCGTTGGGGCCGGCGCATCAATAGATGCGGGATTTCCAGACTGGGAAAAGTTAGCCACCGATGTCCTTACTTTTTTTAGCAAAGACAATCCCAATATTGCTCCTGAGTGCTCCCCCTTGATTGAACAGAAAAAATACCCAGAGATTTTCCAGGTTGTGAGTGACTGTGTTGGACGGGAAAATCTTGTTGCTTTTATTCGAGAGCAATTTGAAAAAGTGAATTCGCATAGTGAACTAACTGATCTCCTTGCTTCGTTCCCATTCGTTTTTTACCTTACAACGAATTATGACAATCTCATTAAGAAATCGCTGGAGAAAAATGGAATTGCTGTCACTTCGCTTTACAACGATCCCGAAAGCTTAAATATAATTGCAAGCCATACGCGAAATGTAGTGGTTAAGCTTCATGGTGATATTTCTCGTCCTCCCACTTTAATATTGACCAGTAATGATTACCGAAAAATAAAGGTTGATTCCAGTTTTGAATATTTTCGAATGAAACTTCAATCCGTATTCCATATGTTTGATGTTTTATTTGTTGGCTACAGATTGAGTGATTCGCATTTTGAGATGATGTTGGAGGAATTATCAAATGTTCTAAAAGGGAGTCGTCCCATATTTGCGTTTGTTCCAGATGCAACAACTTTTCAAATTAAAGACTGGAGACTAAAATACAACGTTGAGATTATTCCTTACAAAACCGTTAAAAACTCTCATAAAGATCTAATTGCAAAACTAAAACAAATCCAAGTTTTTGTTGAGGAACGCTCTCAAACTGAAAAGGCACCTCCTGAAATTCCAGATAATATTCAAAAAGCTGGGCAGTTGTTTTTGTTTACATCTTTTCAGTTAAAACCTGGTTCGATAGATTTTAAAATGGAAAGTTACAAAGCAGTTTTACTCTTTTCACTCCTGGATATAACGAAAGCGATTAGCCTAGAAGATCTAATTACAACAATTCCATTCAAACCTACAGTTACAACTCCGAATTTTGGGTCTCTATTACACATCGCAGCCAACAGCCTTAAAGAAACCGAACTTATCATTATTGAGCAAGACAACAAAATATCTTTAACTGAGAAAGGGAAGCGGCACTGCGAAGAAATTAAGAGCCAAGCGAAATATGACAAAGAGAAATTTCTTGCCCAAGTAGCGCTCGATGTGGAAAGAAGCGGGGATGTCCCTCCCCAAAATAAAACGCATTTTGTGAAATTAGTTCAAGATTGTGTGGAGTTGATTTTTCACTGTAGAGGGGCAGAAATTGCAGGTGTTTTGTTTGCGGGGGGGAGCTTTGATCTGAAGGGTTCTAGTGATATTTTCCAGAAAATAAAGAGTTTTAATGAAGGGTTGAGCTCAGAAACTGAAAGAGCTTTTTTCACTCATTACATAGTTAAAGTTTTTTCTTACCCCCAATCAACACAGATTAATTTTTTGTCTCATTTGGCTCAAGCATACTTTTCTTATCATGCACTCAATCTCGATCCGGATTGTAAAAAAATACAAAGTGAGATTTTATCTCAAACTGCTTTTTTCATTGATTCTAACGTTATTATACCGTTGCTTGCAAAGGGGAGCTTTAACCATCAAACAGCGAAAGATCTGTTCGATTTAGCAAAAAATTCTGGCGCAAAACTATTTACAACCCGGAGAATATTAAAAGAGGTTTTAGATCATGCTCAATTTGCAATAGAACATGCGGAACCCGGGAAAGTACGAACAACACAATTTCTGCGATTGGCTTTGGGGTATGGAGGTTATAAGCAAAACCGTTTCATTGATGGATTTATAAATAGATCTGATGAAGAGGTTTTGGAATTCTCAGAATATATTGAAGATATCTTTGGGCGATTTGTCCCACACAAATTGTTGAATAATCCCGGCAAGTTTTTGCCAGATGTTGTTTGCATAGATCCAGACAGTCTAGGAATCTTAGACAATGAGTCTACGGAAAAAAATGCTCTTGCCATTCAGCAATATCGAGAGGAGCGTGGGACTTTCCGGCACTATGATCAATGTAGAGCCGAGGCAGAAATATTTCGGATTATGGAATCAATTGGTCTGGGTGTGAGAATGCCGGAGGTATTTTGTGGAACAAAAGAAGCCGTTTTCGTTTCGCAGAGTCCAGTATTAAATCGTTTTCGAGGAGAGGAAACAAAGTTTGTCTGGACCCCACAAACGCTTTATTGGTATTTGAGTTGTTTTGCCTCTCCTAAAGCTAGGAGTTACTCTTGGCAGGAGTTCTTAGAAATCGATGCATTCCGACACGGGTTCCCTATCGTAAATGAGGAAAAATATAAACGGTTTTTTTCTGCTCCAATTAAGCAATCAAAGATGAAGTTCGAAACACAGTTGAATTTTCTCAAACGAATACGGGGAGAAGAATTCACTAAGGATATCGAAGAGAAATTTGTCGATGCCCCAGAGTTGGATAAACCATTGTTTGTCGAAACAGTTGAGTCTTATCTAGAAAAGGAAGTTAGAAAAGTAAAAATTCTAACAGCCCAAGATAGAAGAGAATTAGAAGCCCTCAGAAAGCAACGCAGAGATCGGTACGATTATGCAAAGAGACAACGCAGGGCTAGGAAGCGCCAAAAAAAATAA
- the hrcA gene encoding heat-inducible transcription repressor HrcA: MRTLSPSDHEERKRKLLQAVIHQHIKTGKPVGSAFIASQKHLDLSPATIRNVMGELEKEGFLTHPHTSAGRVPTDKAYRFYVDSLVQLQRLALKEEERIRKSHEERIREVQELMQATSKTLSVLSNYTGFVTAPGIDQSHLQHIELIALDPRRLLAVLVSDTGVVRHRQVLFEAAYPRELLEPLARLLNERLRGQPFARARETLLDHIEAIHQRQMDLLDFARRVTDAAFAWDQGDDLFLEGAGNILSLPDFSGQEELRHLVNLLDEKRALGDMIRQDLDAGKSGDKFPGVRVKIGAENRSPDLKNLSLISSTYTLGDRRVGVLGIIGPKRMEYSKMMSLVQEMSHAVTTAMNRMLGSRHD; this comes from the coding sequence ATGAGAACCCTATCCCCCAGCGACCACGAAGAGCGGAAGCGGAAGCTTCTGCAGGCGGTGATTCACCAGCACATCAAAACCGGGAAGCCGGTGGGGTCCGCCTTTATTGCCTCGCAGAAACATTTGGACCTGTCCCCGGCGACCATCCGGAACGTGATGGGGGAGCTGGAGAAGGAAGGCTTTTTGACCCACCCGCACACGTCGGCGGGGAGGGTGCCGACGGACAAAGCCTATCGCTTTTACGTGGACAGCCTGGTGCAATTGCAGAGGCTGGCCTTGAAAGAAGAGGAGCGCATCCGGAAGAGCCATGAGGAGCGCATCCGCGAGGTGCAGGAGCTGATGCAGGCGACGTCGAAGACCCTTTCCGTGCTGTCCAACTACACGGGGTTTGTGACGGCGCCGGGGATTGACCAGTCGCACTTGCAACACATTGAGCTGATTGCCTTGGACCCCCGGCGGCTGTTGGCGGTGTTGGTGAGCGACACGGGGGTGGTGAGGCACAGGCAGGTTCTATTTGAAGCGGCGTACCCGAGGGAGCTGTTGGAGCCTTTGGCGCGGCTGTTGAACGAACGGTTGCGGGGGCAGCCCTTTGCCCGGGCGCGGGAGACCCTGCTGGACCACATTGAGGCCATTCACCAGAGGCAGATGGACCTGTTGGACTTTGCGCGGCGGGTGACGGACGCGGCCTTTGCCTGGGACCAGGGGGATGACCTCTTTTTGGAAGGGGCGGGGAATATTTTGTCGCTCCCGGACTTTAGCGGGCAGGAAGAACTGCGACATTTGGTGAACCTGTTGGACGAGAAGCGGGCGTTGGGGGACATGATCCGCCAGGATTTGGACGCGGGGAAGAGCGGGGACAAATTTCCCGGGGTGCGGGTGAAGATTGGGGCGGAGAACCGGTCGCCGGACCTGAAGAATTTGAGTTTGATTTCGTCGACCTACACGTTGGGGGACCGGCGGGTGGGGGTGTTGGGCATCATTGGGCCCAAACGCATGGAATATTCGAAGATGATGAGCTTGGTGCAGGAGATGTCTCACGCGGTGACCACCGCCATGAACCGAATGTTGGGGAGCCGCCATGACTGA
- a CDS encoding nucleotide exchange factor GrpE, with amino-acid sequence MTEETKHKEEAAPTGAATPEDALAAAEAKALDYFDQLLRLKAEFENYRKRVEREKIDARRWGKEEIVLRLVSLMDVMEQAEAVAHKSTDVKSIVLGLDMLYGEFKRLLKEEGLEEVVAAVGGAYDHQIHEAVETADGEDGKILAVLQKGYRFQGGLFRPARVKISKKKVEPVEKSKDDAPAV; translated from the coding sequence ATGACTGAAGAAACGAAACACAAAGAAGAGGCCGCGCCCACCGGAGCGGCCACCCCCGAGGACGCGCTGGCGGCCGCCGAGGCGAAGGCCCTGGACTATTTTGACCAGCTGTTGCGCCTGAAGGCGGAGTTTGAGAACTATCGCAAACGGGTGGAGCGGGAAAAGATCGACGCCCGGCGTTGGGGCAAAGAAGAGATCGTGCTGCGGCTGGTGTCGCTCATGGACGTCATGGAGCAGGCCGAGGCCGTGGCCCACAAAAGCACGGACGTCAAATCGATCGTGTTGGGGCTGGACATGCTTTACGGCGAGTTTAAGCGCCTGTTGAAAGAAGAGGGCCTGGAGGAAGTTGTCGCCGCGGTGGGCGGGGCTTACGACCACCAGATCCACGAGGCGGTGGAGACCGCCGACGGGGAAGATGGGAAAATTTTGGCTGTCCTGCAGAAGGGGTATCGGTTTCAGGGTGGGTTGTTCCGCCCGGCGCGGGTGAAGATTTCGAAGAAGAAAGTGGAGCCGGTGGAGAAGTCGAAGGACGACGCGCCGGCGGTTTGA
- the dnaK gene encoding molecular chaperone DnaK has translation MAKIIGIDLGTSNSAAAVMEGGKPVIIPSAEGTTMGGKAFPSYVAFTKDDQLLIGEPARRQAVSNPEGTVFAFKRKMGQDVKIPIHGKEYTPQQLSAFVLQKIKRDAEAYLGDKVEKAVITVPAYFNDNQRQATKDAGQIAGLEVVRLVNEPTAASLAYGLDKIGQAQKILVFDLGGGTLDVTVMEMGYDKEIKAADFKVLATSGDTQLGGTDMDNVLIDFIAEEFRKENGIDLRKDKMAMQRFKEAAEKSKIELSTVLETDINLPFITADAAGPKHLQMKLTRAKLESLVQPIIDRCRHPMEEALKGAGLSASAIGRVVMVGGPTRMPVVLKFVESFVGRKIEGGVNPMECVALGAAVQAGVLSQDVKDVLLLDVTPLTLGIETLGGIMTPLIKKNTTIPTRASQVFSTAADNQPAVTVHVLQGEREMASGNTSLGHFDLDGIPPAPRGLPQIEVTFDIDANGLLNVTALDKGTQKKQHISIHAKNKLSKEEVEKFIQDAEKFAAEDKKKRADIEAKNEADAVVYSTEKALKDYGDKVSQDDRMAIERALTDAKEALKAGDTEKINKAKEDLLKASHKLAEEVYKAASAKAGPEAGAAGGEPGNGAGKGGENVVDAEVVDEGKK, from the coding sequence ATGGCTAAAATCATTGGCATCGACTTAGGAACGTCCAACTCCGCCGCGGCGGTGATGGAGGGCGGCAAGCCCGTCATCATCCCATCGGCCGAGGGCACCACGATGGGGGGGAAAGCCTTTCCCAGCTACGTGGCCTTCACCAAGGACGATCAATTGTTGATCGGCGAACCGGCCCGGCGGCAGGCCGTTTCGAACCCGGAGGGCACCGTGTTCGCCTTCAAGCGCAAAATGGGCCAGGATGTGAAGATCCCCATCCACGGCAAAGAGTACACGCCCCAGCAGTTGTCGGCCTTCGTCCTGCAGAAGATCAAGCGGGACGCCGAAGCTTATTTGGGCGACAAGGTGGAGAAGGCCGTCATCACCGTGCCGGCCTACTTCAACGACAACCAGCGCCAGGCCACCAAAGACGCCGGCCAGATCGCCGGGTTGGAAGTCGTTCGGCTTGTCAACGAGCCGACGGCGGCCTCCCTCGCCTACGGCCTCGATAAAATCGGCCAGGCGCAAAAGATCCTGGTGTTCGACCTGGGCGGCGGAACGCTCGACGTGACGGTCATGGAGATGGGCTACGACAAGGAGATCAAGGCGGCCGACTTTAAAGTCCTCGCCACCTCCGGCGACACCCAGCTGGGCGGCACCGACATGGACAACGTGCTGATCGACTTCATCGCCGAGGAGTTCCGCAAGGAAAACGGCATCGACCTGCGCAAGGACAAGATGGCCATGCAGCGGTTCAAAGAAGCCGCCGAAAAGTCCAAGATCGAATTGTCGACGGTGTTGGAGACCGACATCAACCTGCCCTTCATCACGGCGGACGCGGCCGGCCCCAAACACCTGCAGATGAAACTGACCCGGGCGAAACTCGAGTCCCTCGTCCAGCCGATCATCGACCGGTGCCGGCACCCCATGGAAGAGGCGCTGAAGGGCGCGGGCTTGTCCGCTTCGGCCATCGGCCGGGTGGTCATGGTCGGCGGGCCGACGCGCATGCCGGTGGTTTTGAAGTTCGTCGAATCCTTCGTCGGACGGAAGATCGAGGGGGGCGTCAACCCCATGGAGTGCGTGGCCCTGGGCGCGGCCGTGCAGGCGGGCGTGTTGAGCCAGGACGTGAAAGACGTCCTGCTCCTCGACGTCACGCCCCTCACGCTGGGCATTGAGACCCTGGGCGGCATCATGACCCCGCTGATTAAGAAAAACACCACCATCCCCACGCGGGCGTCGCAGGTGTTCTCCACGGCGGCGGACAACCAGCCCGCCGTCACCGTGCACGTCTTGCAGGGCGAACGGGAAATGGCCTCGGGCAACACCTCCCTGGGGCACTTCGACCTGGACGGCATTCCGCCCGCGCCGCGCGGCCTTCCGCAAATCGAAGTCACCTTCGACATCGACGCCAACGGGCTGTTGAACGTCACCGCGCTCGACAAGGGGACGCAGAAAAAACAGCACATCAGCATCCACGCCAAGAACAAGCTGTCGAAGGAAGAGGTGGAAAAGTTCATCCAGGACGCGGAGAAGTTCGCCGCGGAAGACAAAAAGAAAAGGGCGGACATCGAGGCCAAGAACGAGGCGGACGCGGTGGTGTATTCCACCGAAAAGGCCCTCAAGGATTACGGCGACAAAGTGTCCCAGGACGACCGCATGGCCATTGAGCGCGCCCTCACGGACGCGAAAGAGGCCCTGAAAGCCGGCGACACGGAGAAGATCAACAAGGCGAAGGAAGACCTGCTGAAGGCGTCGCACAAGCTGGCGGAGGAAGTGTACAAGGCCGCGAGCGCGAAGGCCGGGCCCGAGGCGGGCGCGGCGGGCGGCGAGCCGGGCAATGGGGCGGGGAAGGGCGGCGAGAATGTCGTTGATGCGGAAGTGGTGGATGAGGGGAAGAAGTAA
- the dnaJ gene encoding molecular chaperone DnaJ: MASKRDYYEVLGVSKSASPEELKQAYRKLALQNHPDRNPGDKGAEERLKEINEAYDALSNAEKRQAYDQFGHAGPQAQGAGGFGGFSSGDFGDVFSSVFGDMFGGGGRSRRGPRKGADIQHDHTVSLTEAFTGTQTSVRIARAVNCDKCRGSGAKPGTSVKTCPDCRGAGQVRVTRGFFTLAQTCPRCQGAGQAVETPCPDCRGQGRTRTTENVTVRVPAGVEDGTVLRVTGGGEAGERGSTPGDLYVVIHVRPDSRFERDGDNLVTERHVSTPLAALGGDVEIPTLEKPIKIHVPAGTQSGALLRLRGSGMPALRGGERGDLFVRVIVDVPTKLTKDQRRMLAELGQSLGETGIADEGFFKKTFGK; this comes from the coding sequence ATGGCCTCGAAGCGCGACTATTATGAAGTTCTCGGCGTGTCGAAGAGCGCGAGCCCGGAGGAGCTGAAGCAGGCCTACCGGAAGCTGGCGCTGCAGAACCACCCCGACCGCAACCCCGGCGACAAAGGGGCCGAAGAGCGGCTGAAGGAAATCAACGAGGCCTATGACGCGCTGTCGAACGCGGAAAAGCGGCAGGCCTACGACCAGTTCGGCCACGCGGGACCCCAGGCCCAGGGGGCGGGCGGGTTCGGCGGGTTTTCCAGCGGCGATTTTGGGGACGTGTTTTCCAGCGTCTTCGGGGACATGTTCGGCGGGGGCGGACGCTCGCGCCGGGGACCCCGCAAGGGCGCGGACATCCAGCACGACCACACGGTCTCCCTCACCGAGGCGTTCACGGGCACACAGACGTCCGTGCGGATCGCCCGGGCCGTCAACTGCGACAAATGCCGCGGGTCGGGCGCCAAGCCCGGCACCTCCGTTAAAACCTGCCCCGATTGCCGGGGCGCGGGCCAAGTACGGGTCACCCGGGGGTTTTTCACCCTCGCGCAAACGTGCCCCCGGTGCCAGGGCGCGGGCCAGGCCGTGGAGACCCCGTGCCCGGACTGCCGCGGCCAGGGCCGCACGCGGACCACGGAAAACGTGACGGTGCGCGTGCCCGCCGGGGTGGAGGATGGCACCGTTTTGCGCGTGACGGGCGGCGGCGAGGCGGGCGAGCGGGGCAGCACGCCCGGCGACCTGTACGTCGTCATCCACGTCCGGCCCGATTCCCGTTTTGAGCGCGACGGCGACAACCTCGTCACCGAGCGTCACGTGTCCACCCCCCTGGCGGCTCTGGGCGGCGACGTGGAAATTCCCACCCTGGAAAAACCCATCAAGATCCACGTGCCCGCGGGCACCCAGTCGGGGGCCCTACTGCGGCTGCGCGGGTCCGGCATGCCGGCCCTGCGGGGCGGCGAGCGCGGGGATCTGTTCGTCCGCGTGATCGTCGACGTGCCCACCAAGCTCACGAAAGACCAGCGGCGGATGTTGGCCGAGCTGGGCCAATCCCTGGGCGAAACCGGGATCGCCGACGAAGGGTTTTTCAAGAAAACCTTCGGGAAATAA
- a CDS encoding 16S rRNA (uracil(1498)-N(3))-methyltransferase encodes MPHHFVPPEQIKAGRFWLSPDEARHVAVVLRHKPGDEIGLFDGEDRAFRGVLESVSPERVEGRVVAQAPAEPKPYRLRLAQALPKGDTLEWILEKGTELGVDAFAPLTTERVVGRVPADRLEARLERWKKIMTAAARQCGRAGLPAVAAPVGLDRALEAVAPGDLVLVPWESEAGKTLKDALKEWREKGSTEGRTIHVIIGPEGGLAPQEVERAKARGAVPVTLGQRILRTETAGMAVAAAILYEYS; translated from the coding sequence GTGCCTCACCATTTTGTGCCGCCGGAGCAGATCAAAGCCGGGCGGTTTTGGCTTTCGCCCGACGAGGCGCGGCATGTGGCGGTGGTGTTGCGCCATAAACCGGGAGACGAGATCGGCCTCTTTGACGGGGAGGACAGGGCTTTTCGGGGCGTGCTGGAGAGCGTGAGTCCGGAGCGGGTGGAAGGGCGCGTGGTGGCCCAGGCCCCGGCGGAGCCGAAGCCCTATCGCCTGCGGCTGGCGCAGGCGTTGCCCAAGGGCGACACGTTGGAATGGATATTGGAAAAAGGCACGGAGTTGGGCGTGGACGCCTTTGCCCCTTTGACGACGGAGCGGGTGGTGGGGCGCGTGCCGGCGGACCGGCTGGAGGCGCGGCTGGAACGGTGGAAAAAGATTATGACGGCGGCGGCGCGGCAGTGCGGACGGGCCGGCCTGCCCGCCGTGGCCGCCCCGGTGGGGCTGGACCGGGCCCTCGAAGCCGTGGCCCCGGGCGACTTGGTGTTGGTGCCCTGGGAGAGCGAGGCGGGGAAGACGCTCAAAGACGCTTTGAAAGAGTGGCGGGAAAAGGGATCGACGGAGGGAAGGACGATCCATGTTATAATCGGGCCGGAAGGCGGCTTGGCCCCGCAGGAAGTGGAGCGAGCCAAGGCGCGGGGGGCCGTGCCCGTGACGTTGGGCCAACGAATTTTGCGCACAGAGACCGCGGGGATGGCTGTGGCCGCGGCGATACTTTATGAATACTCCTAA